One Sparus aurata chromosome 23, fSpaAur1.1, whole genome shotgun sequence genomic window, ACGAGACGGTCTTCCTGCGTTTCTTGAGAGGAGGCACAAAGACAACAGGGGATGAAGGACGTGGGTAGGGGGGAGATGGAGGACGCTTGGTAGGTGGTGCTGTTGCATCTGCCTTGCTGTCCTTGGCTTCACCTGCGAGGAAATGACAGTTTTGAAAGACTGattcagacaaaacacaatgcagttaacacagattttttttacagctgtaGAGCAGCTATAGTCACATTCCAAAGAGTGTATTGTAGCTAATGATGTTGACGATAACTTTGGACTTACCCGTTCTGACCTCTGCCTTTGGAACAGCAGCTGCATTATTTTCcctgagaaaaacagaagaacatttttttaaccaGCCATAATGAGAAGCACATATGATTATGCAACTTTGACTTAATGTGTTCAACAGGTCAGATCTCCTTCAGCCACGCTCAAAGACATGGAACAAACAATGACATGGAATAAACACAGAGTTTCTAACTTCATACCTGTCGTCCTTCTCATTTGTGCTGTCCATGGTTGACTCATCCATGCTGTCGAGCCCGTCACTCTCAGCCCCCTCTCCCTCGTCTTCCTCATCCtcagaagaagatgaagatgaagatccTGAAGAGGAAGAGCCCTCAGATGACGAGGAGAGGCTCTCATCATCACTATCAGCACTAAGGGCATCgtctaaaagaaaataatttagtATCATTTCTGCCTGACTTAAAgtaaacatataaacaaagacatAGTAATAACATTACAAGCTGTCATTTACCATCAGACTCCTTTtcactctcctcttcttcttcatcctcctacaaataaaaacaggctTTGGTTATGACACTAAAAAGATCACGGCGAAATGCTGCCATCTAGCAATCAGTAAGAGTAAGAGCATGATGTTAATGCAAGGCAAAAGAAAAATCTAGCTCCTTACATGTCATATGAatcaaacattcaaattaatgaataattaataatttttcaAAAAGGATGGATTTATGTACCTCACTTCTATGTGTGCTTTACCTTAAGCTTATTTTGCATTGTATggtttgctttaaaaacaaaaaaacaaaacaggacagactaaaatatgtatttttttaaaatacacacattttcagtCGAGGAGCCGTCAGACGTTTCTTCTCCCTCGCTGCCGAGCTCCCATGGTTTACGAGTTCTTggcttctttttcctcctcttgttGTCCCTTTCTGCTCCACGCCTGTCTGCCTCTGGCATTCTCCCCTCAGTAGCTGGAAAAGAGACAACAACGGAAGTGTTATGTGCAGCAGAACTATTAATCAAACCACCCGTTTAAGATTTTCAATCTAGGCAAACCTTCATCATCCTCGTCTGGTGGGGTTGAGGGTCGCGGCCTTTTCATTTCTCCCTCTTCGAACTCCTGGGGTTCTTTCCTCTTCACCTGAACAATTTGACACCAACAACTTTTTTTAGAGCTCAGACACAGTCAAGAAAGTAGAAGATTACATTACATACTCAAAACACGATTAACTGTGCATAAGTCCTGGCAGTACAATTAGGACTGTAAGTATCTACAATTTTAATCTGCAACCACTACTGTTAGGCAATGTcttcttttaaaatgcaaatcaaATAACATTGTTTCCAAGGTGGGTGAGCTGTCAATCATGGATATACAGGCCAAGATCTGCCACAGTGTGGTGCTTTTACCTTGAAGGAAGGCAGCCGTAGTGCTCCTCGGAGAGAAAATCCCTCCACGCCACCACTCTTCGCCCAATCCACAAGAGACCCGAGAGGCTCCCGAGGACGGTTgactttctcctcttttttctcaTCATCCCGTAAGGCAGACACGCCCCTTACCATTGTCTGGAAAGGCTAGAGGCGGGaaacatttacaatttaaaatttGTAGTCCGCTTTTGTATTTCACAGTATAACAATAATCCCCGATTAATGTCGTCAAGAGCATCATTCTGCAAGAGAGAATGAGGAAGGCAAGTTGAAACTGCCAGCAAATGCTAAAAGTAGTGACAGCTATGGAAAGCAAAACATGCTCTTCCTAGTGACAAGGCTTTTCCACATCTTGAAAGCAAAATTTGCAGCAATCTCGCACATAGGTAAAATGATGATTGTGGTTTTTAATCTGAATTCACAGTACAGTCAATATTAAAAGAGATTTAGTCCAGAGTTCAATAAAACAATCCCATAAAAAAGGTACAAAGAAGTGGACCAACACGTTTTCCTACGTTCTCAAAAAGAACACACCAGCAAGCCTAAAAACCAAGACAATGCCATTAttgttatgattatttttcCTTACCTTGGCCTTAgtctctttcctctcccacCACTCATCAAAGGTTGCAAAGGCAACGTTCTCCACCATTTTGCGGTTCAGGTCCCTCTGCatgatgtttttcatttcctgGATCAGAGCAGCTAGGACCATCTGCACTGTGGCTTCATTCGGATTCTCAGCCAGTATGGGCATTGCCTCCCCAGGAGCCCTGTACTCGTCTCCATCCCCAGGCAGCATGGTGCCATAGCCAGGTGGAGGCATGTAGGAGGGGTACTGTGGTGGTAAGACGTGTGGCGGCCAGCCAGAATGGGGAGGTGGGATGCCATGGTGTGGAAGGGGGGGTATCTGAGTGCTGTGGGGATCAGGGTAGGGGTATGGCATGTGAGGGGGCATGTAGCGGTGGTCCTGGTCATAATGAGAGCCCGCACCGCTCCCCTCTTGGTCTATGTAGGGATGGTGTGTGTGGGGTGGTGGCATAGAGTGGAGATGGTATGAGGTGTAGTCTGCAGTTGCTGCCTCACCAGGGCCAGGGGTGCCGTTGGATGACGACAGGCGCATCTGGTGTAAGCGACTAAGCATGTGGGTCTGCATTTGGAAGGACATAGGAGCTCCACCGCTGTATTGGTTCATCAGTTCCATGGAGGTGGCATAGTCATACATGTGGTGGGGCATGGGAGGAGGATACTCAGGGTGCAGCTCCAtgtgggggaggggagggatcCCTGGGGGAGGCGGGGGCTGGAGAGAGTAAccagggggaggtggaggaggcaaaTGAGGAGGGTAGGAAGGTATGGGAGGGTGCATGGAGGTGCCAAAGTGCTGTGCAGAGTCAGAAATAGGTTGGGGTGAAGATGAAGGGTCTGTTGTTTGTGAAGGCATGGCAGCCTGAGATGAAGACGGAGAGGAACCTGACGTGACTGAGGGCTGGTGGGTCGTCACCGTTGTTATGGTggtcgcctcctcctcctcatctgagATCTCCATGTCTTCCCCGGAGGAATGAGGAgaggactgaaaaaaaaaaacccaaccagAATTAACTGTTTTAAGTTGGGAAGTCACACGCTTTTAAAAGTGGAGCTACAGAGATACATCACAACTTAAGTTTAGAGTTTAGTGTTGGAACATAGCATATTAATGTAATGCCTACTTAGGTCTTGGAGATGTGTGCTTAACATGTTATTTCTTttcgctttgtttttcttcttttgcacCAAAAAAGACCAAAGTAATAAGCTGCCTGCAAACATCCAATGTTACAGGGCACAGCTAAAAATAACAGCATTTTTGGAATGACTTGGCAAGTGAGAACTAGAGCTGCattaattagttgtcaactGTTACATTCAATGGAGATCTGAAATCAATCAAATTGTTGAGACCAAACAGTCTACAGAGatcttgtgatttttttttcgtGCTACTGATCTTACCTGACTTTGTCCATTGTAAGGTGGTGTGTGCGCTCCTGTCCTGCTGCGTGTATCAGCAGATGCAGCCTGGGAAGAGTCCTCCTGCAAAGCTCCAGTCCCAGTGAGGCCAACCTGGGGCTGGGGTTCCTCTGGTGGCAGGATGTGGGAGGAGTAGGTGGAAGAGGATGGTGTAGTTGCTGTCAGTACAGTGGGACTCTTCCTACCTTCTCCCCCCTTTCCCCGTTTCCTTCCTCTGTGTCCATCCCTGTCTCTTTCCCCTTTCCTCCTGTGGTCCTTCTCCCCACTGTCTCCCAACTGATTACCACCTGTGTGCTCTCCTGTTACATCACCCGACCCACCTCTTCGCTCTCCTCCGTCCCCCCGCGTGcccctctgcttctcctctttcctatcttcttcatcttcttcgtCAGAGGCAAGGAAAGAAAATTTAGCCTTTTGTTCCTTTAGGAGCATCTCAATACGTGAGTCAAGGCTGCTGCTGTGGTAGACGAATGGTAAACTCTCATTTGTGGAATCTGGCTCTGGGGAGGAGGAGTCACGTTGAGGGGGTGGTGGGGAGCAAGAGGAGGTGGGAAGATGGTGTGGGAGGGAGGTAGAGGAAggggaggtagaggaggaggcgATGGAGGGCTGGGGTGGAGAGGAAGGTGGTGGCGTCTTTGGCGGTGCCGGTGGAGTGCTGGGACGGCGCTTAGGTTTTGTCCACTGCTCTTCGCGGACTGGACTATCCTGGTTGAAGTCCAGTGTTCCAAGTGTCTCAGCTACAGCCGCTGCAATGACTGAGGCTGGCGGGAGCGGAggcggtggtggaggaggtggaggcagagcaCTGTGATGACCAGCGTGGTAGTCTTTTTCAGCACCTGCTGAAGGAAGAGAACCCCTCTCTGACAAGCTTGTGCCCCCGAGACGGGTGGAAACATCCAATCCCTGAGGAGGGGCTGGGGCAGGCTCTTTGGAGGAGTATGCAGAGTAAGATGAGGGGGGAGGAGACATGCTGTTTGAGGAAGAGCGGTAAGAATTGGAATTGTATCTGGGGTCAGAGCTGTTGGAGTAgtcactgtctctgtctctgtctctatccCGGTCTCTGTCTCGATCTCTATCTCGGTCCCTGTCGCGGTCATGGCTGCTCCttctgcggctgctgctgccatgGTGGTTGTGAGAATGGTGGTGGTTGCGGTGTCTCTGGTGGCTGTGTTCACCTGATCGAGAGCCCAGGCTGTCTCGCCGGTACCCCCTGTCGTCCCTGCGTTCTGAGTGGTGATGGGAATGATGAGAATGGTACTTTGAGGAAGAGTTTGTGTCTTGCTGGTGGTGGTATGATGACCTTCTGGAGCCAACAGCCCCTGGCCCGTAGCGGCCCCCTGAGTCTCTATCCCGGTCTCGCTCCCTATCTGCCATTGGGGGCTGATCATACTGGGTGGCAAGAGGCGGTGGAGGCATTGTGGAGTGGTGCGCTATGTGTGGCCCAGGCCCTGCAACATTGGGGTATGAGGGGTAGCACGGCGGCTCATTGGGACGGTATGATGGGGTTGGGGGATACATAGGGCGACCTCGATGATATGCTGAGGGCTCTTGCGCATCCTCAGAGTAGCGAGACACTTTGTATCCTCCGACAGTAGAAGAGACTGCAGAAGACGAGGATGAGGAAGGTAGCATGTCTTGGGGAGGGTAGCCGCTGCCCAAAGTGCCAGTGTTGTAGCCAGTATGCCTGCTAGAATAAAAATGAAGTCGATTTTaaattttcatcatttttggaCCGAAGAATGATGGACAAAATAATGCAACATCAGAATTTGATTCCTGCTCTTCTACCAACTATCTGTGCCACCACTGCCAGTTTGCCATGTTGTTTCCTAACTTTGACTGAGGGATCTGAATTTGCCTCATGATAATGACAGTAGCAAGGCAAAGGTAAAACTTTGATGTGAAACTCTCTATAAGCTAAACAGCAATGAACTGACCTGGCGCCGCTGTAGCCCGAATCTTGTGAGAAAGGGGTCCCAGATCTGGAGCTGTAAGgtgttcctcctccacctccctgaGATGATGCAGAGGGAGGCGTATCCAGACGCTGATCACTGTACCCAGTATCGGCAGAGCAAGGGGTGGCGCTACCTGACGTGAGGGCTTGGACACCTGCTGCCAATACCGCAAGCTCACTGGAGAGCCTCCGCCTGATTTCTGATGACTGTGCAGCAAAAAggaaatacgtttttttttttttattaagtaaGAATGATTCACTCTCTGATTGTGCTGAATTTGATTCAGAATGTGTGCAATCAATGACTTTCAAAAAAAATGCTGCTAAAACACTTTATACTCATTTGCAATTCAGCTCTATTTGATCATTAAATGAGTGAAGGGACAGTACCGTGTCAGGCTGTGGTTGTGGCTGTGgcggtggctgtggctgtgtTGGAGCCTGAGGCTGGACCCTGTCTGTCAAAGCCTTGCCTCCCAGAGGCACAGTCTGAGGAGTGTAGGACCCGTTCACTATCAGGTCATAATACTTCTGCCTCTGCTGGcctaggttaaaaaaaaacagaaggcacagaaatacataaatgctTTGAAATGAGCTCATCAGCTACACAAATGTATCTACTTATAATGAGGTTTCCAAGACAAACACCATTAGGTTTAATGGCCTCCAACAAGAGTCAGCTAATCTGCACGTTTTGTTTGTCTCATTTGCTTTTAGGTCTGTTTGTAAGTTCGCAAGACATCTCAAAATCTTGTTAACGGATTTTAGTTTCATTAACTGGGAAATTAGGGCATAGAACAAGTGAATTACTTTGTTATAACTGGGATTAAGGTGCAGATAGATTCAGATAGATTGGAAAAACAGGATTTTGTTTTAGACGGTGTCAGTAGTTTCTCATAAACCACAGCTCTTTCTTAGATGACACAAAAAGCTTGCATACACAGTCTCTCCCAATAGTGCCTCACTTTGGGTGTTACTATGTATTAATATGTGTTTACagagtgtttcattttgaagGTCTTTTAGCTTACCTTTTATATCCAGTTGAGCGTGTATGATGTTACCCATGACAGAAGTATTGTGCAGTTGCTTGACTGTGTCCTTGGCTCCTCTGGTGCTGGTAAACAAAACCCTGGCCAGGCCCAAATGCTTCCTGGTCTTGGGGTGAAACAGGAtttccatctcctccacctcaccAAACTTGGCACACATTTCTGCCAAAAAGGGCTCCTTGATGTTGTCATTGAGTCTAGCAAAGGTCACCTCCTTGAGGGGTATGGGACCAACGTAGAACTCATCGAGCTGGGAAGAAAATGGGCAAAATCGGTGAGAAGAATATGTCACTCCAAAAGAAGCTCCTGTGTCGGGTGAGATTACTGTTGACCGCCTATTCTCACCTTAAACTTCGGCACTGGCAGGGACAGCTCTGTATACCTGGACCATAGTCTCCGGGGTCTTGGGTCCCGCAGTTCACCCACGGGAGGAAATCCAGAGTCCTGATATAATAATACAGGTTGCAGctcaaaaaaacccaaacattttAAGGCACACACATTACAGACTGGAGAAAAGCGAACTTCAACTCACTGGCACACTGAAATGCACTCCATCATATCTGTAGATCTTCTGTGTGACCCGCCGAATGGCTGGGTCCTGGACGAGTTTGTAGCTCTTCCACTGCAAACTGACAGCTTTTTGTGAATCTGCCCCACCGTCTGGATCCATCCTACAACTGAATGTCAAAGGGAAACCAGGATTTCAGACATTGCAGCAGCTACCGTGTGGGGACACAACCTCCTCAGAGCAGCCACCACGAGAAGCGAAGATTTGACAAATTATctgcagaggagagaaataCTGATCTGAAATGCTGCAGTAATTACAACGAAAGTATACTCGGCCGCTGGCTGTAGGTACACTGTCTGATAACGTAACCTAACGTGCAGCTGCGTCACATCAGTTAGCCAACTTTTTGTGGTCAATGCCCGTTAATAATAATCTTGAaggcagagggggaaaaaaatattatacaGGATAACAACCAGGACGTTTATAGTCCCGAGTAAGATGCTGCGTGCTGTCAAAACAATGACCAGCGTTACGTCACAAGACAGTTAGTTCAGCTAGCAACATGCTAGCTGCATCAACAAAATGCTAAGAAACTGCATTCTCCAACGTCTAGACAGAGTTCCCGTTACACGCAGATGAAACCGGGTTCCGAACCGCACCGCTTGAACCACATCATCGGTAGCTACTGCGTTAGATAACGTCAACCGATGTTAAATTACTTATGCCTTCTCGCGTTAGCTAGGGCAAGTTAACGCTGCCGCTGGCTAATGCTAACTAGCAAGAACATCAAGTTAGGAGTCAAACTCTGATATTATAGACCCTCCGCTCGCTTCATTAACCATTTATCCGTGACTTTCATGTTATGCACCTATCTTTAAGGTTCTACCTACTTGTTTGGCCTCCAGTTCGCCTAAATTCAGACCCCACCTCTTCAAGACCTACTGCCCGCTCATCCGAAAGTAGCAACCCGCCGCTACAGTGTAGGCAGCTACAGCCAGGCCCGGGAGACgaacaagaaaaacactgagCCCCTAACAGAAAAGGGACGTCTCCGATTTAGCGCCGAAGCAAATCCGATGAACTAAAATGATGTCGCTATCATTCCGGTAGTTAGCCGAGGCAACAACACGCCTCCCCGAGCGGCGAAGCCATTGTTTTCGCCTTAAAATCCCTATATTGTGGAGCGAGCCGCCATCGCGTAACCAACCTGAAAGCCTCGCCTGTTCTCCATCAGTTATGCGAATGCAGCCCACGATTGCTGATCCACACTTTCGTCACTCCggataactaaataaataaatacggAACACAGatgtaaaatatgaaaatgtaattaaaattaaacattttttagtaAAACATACgactagatttttttttaattaacggTCAATTTTTACAGTTAAGTTTTTCAGTTATTTGAATCTGCTTATGCAAATCCAAGCACAGGAAAGTTACAATTGCGCCCCCTAAAGTCCGAACAGTGACAGCTCAGCTAACGCAAATTGACTTGATTCATAGCTGTTTTTAAAGCGCATTCAAATGTTTGATATGTAGAGAATATAAGTATAAATATAATGTGTTATTACTGAAAGGTACtctaagtatcaaaagtaaaagtattcatCGGGTAGCAAAATGGCCCCtgaatgtgtttatatgtttatttacttagtttttatattttattataggGTTACTATAACTTATGTACAAATATATACACTAAATGTAGCAGATCTAAGAAGACTGAGGGACTTACAAATACATTTACCTTGTATCTTGTATGTAAGCAGCATTTCAATGTCGAGGTGAACCATAACAAGTTATCCTATTTTATAAACTGATCATAGGTTTTGGCATATTAGAGCTGAAGTACTTAAATAATGTGTGACTCCAGCAGCAAATACTTAGGTAAAGTTCATCCTCAAAACTGAACTCAAGTTCAGTAATTGAGTGAATGTCCCTTCATTCCTCCGCTTCATAAATATGTCTCTTAAAGTCTGAGCTGACCCAAAATAAACATGTCTAGAGGCAGTGTTTCAATGTTTGCCATGAGTCAAATGGCCAACACTGTGCACCATTCATTAATAAACAGTGACTATGTAGTGCTTGCAAAATAATTTCCTTTTGTACTTAAATATGCACATTTGAGTGGTACAGAATGGACCTtttagaaaataacaaaaatatcaaaactggATTTTCCAATTAAATTGACTAATGTGTTGTAGAAACTCAACATTTTTCCTCTGTGCCCTTGTTATATTATTTACTTAAATCAAAAAGCAACCAGAGTGAACCCCATAGGGAAACTGAATGAAGTACATACACCACATATGGACAACATGGGTAAGATGATGCAATAAATCAAGCATACAAAATAAAGATGAATCCAGTTTCATACTGGTCAAACTATGTCTGCAAAATCCGGCTTTATGGAAGTACACCCAAGTGAGTCATCTGCCATGGTGGGCCTTCATACTACAAAGGTTAGGATGCTATCATTCTGAGGGATTTAAACATTATCCCACTCAGTATACCTGCATTATTGTTGAGAAGCTGTCATTTAATTTTCAGATAGCGTTGACAATAGAAGTCAGAGGATTACCCAAGAGATATTGTAGGTATATCCATACTTACATTGAGATAGACAGTCATTGCATCAATTTTAGCTCGTCAACCACACTGATGTAACCAAATCTTGTTCAGGGACTGCTGACGCTACCTAAAAGTTAAATATAGCATTAGGCTTCACCCATTCTGGTCCCTGTTACAGACCCCCACTCCTTTAACTGCCTCTACCAAGAGGTCTATGAATCAGGGTTTATGTCATACACAACTATGGGGCTTTTATCATTAGTCACATCAACTGCCTTGTAAATTAAACCACTTACTTGagatttattattaaaacaaaacaacaactgaaacGGTTTTCCAACAGACTCCAGTGCATTTTATTATGTTTGCTCAGATATTCATTAGAAACAGCCTGCAAGAAATAAATTTCATAGCAGATATAAATTAAAAATTTCCTTGATCATATTATattaatgtgaaaacatttgcaATGAAATCGCAGCAatgatttcattcatttaaaaatctgGCTCAATACCACCAGATAGTGTATTCCTTCCCAGCAGatgaagttttaaaaaaagctcaCTGACCTGCACAGATTTCAAACAGAGCTTTGATCATTTTGTAAAGATGGTttgacagagaaagaaacaaaaacatccttGCATTAATTGTGGTGACAGATTTGACGATGAAAAAGTCCCTCTCACTTGACACGGACAGTTCACTCTCAGTCTTTAAGGTTTAGCCACGCCAAATGGAGCAGGTGGTGACAGAGACAGCTAAGCTTGACACACCCGGAGGCACGGGACGTCTGTTTAGAGCTGGAGCGACTGTGAGCCAGAGCTGCGGACTGTGGTGGGAGAAGCTGGAGAGAACTGTCTGAGCTGAGCACTGCTTTCATGTGTGCTTGTATCAGGATCCCTGTGGTTGGTCATTCACATGGCTTTCACTTTGATCTGCTTCATCTTCATCTGCTTCTTCTCGATCTTCTTCTGCTCACGTCGCTGGGCAGCTTCCTGAAAAAGATGATAACAGATATACACATTAAACAGGGAATATGAACACTCCATTTTTACTTGTGAGCTATTCTGTTGAAAGAATAGATCAATATAATGGAAGATGTGCCAGTGAGCTTCCTGAGAGTTAGTCGAGCTGTTTTTGTAGTCGTTATGCTATAAGATGACTGCTGATTTTTGCTACCTTTTCGCCCTGAGGTCTGTGTTAcatagggctgcaactaaccaTTACATTTATTGACTAACAATCTGTTAATTACTTTCTCGCTTAAACACTTGGTTGTTTGGTctagaaaatgttgaaaaatgtctgtcagtgtttcccaatgCCAAAGATGTCGTCCtccaatgttttattttgtccacaacccatagatattcagtttactgtcatggaGAAGTAAAGACATTGAATAGTAGCAACCAACTGATTCATTTTTGCAGCTCTGGAGGTATAACTCCTCTCTGATAACTCTCGGTTAGAAAGCGAGTGAGCAGATTTTCTAaactattcatttaaatatCATTTAAAGGGCTTCATGAGAGGCACTTCAGATTTCAGACCTCCAGGCGACGTTGTCTCTCAGGGTCCTCCTCATTCATGATCCTCTCTTTCTCggctctcttcttctcctcacgGCGTGTCTGGGCTGCCTCCTGACGCTGAGCGTGAGTCTGCTTGAGGAAGTTCTCCTCCACACGGGCACGGTTTCTGTCAGCTTTCTGTTTGCCCTAAAATACAGTGAGGAGAAAATGGACTTATGGCTGCACTTTAAGCCCTCATTTCAAAGACCGAAATGGTGAGTGAGTGATCATTTAGCTGTGACACCAGAGAATCCCCCTCACCTCTCTGTTGAGACGGAGTTTCTTGACTTTATCGATGCTGTAGATCACCATGTTcatgagagggaggagagagtcCATGTCTTTGGGAGAGGTGTTGCCCATGCCAGGCActacatgcacaaacacacacaaaacaatcagTGAACATTTAACACATGAGTAAAATAAGATTTAGGGGGGCAAGATGTGTTCCAATTGTAGTAAAGACAAGTTTTTCACCAttaaatgtaaacagcagcGTCTTCTTGGTCTCGG contains:
- the setd1a gene encoding histone-lysine N-methyltransferase SETD1A isoform X1, with the protein product MDPDGGADSQKAVSLQWKSYKLVQDPAIRRVTQKIYRYDGVHFSVPDSGFPPVGELRDPRPRRLWSRYTELSLPVPKFKLDEFYVGPIPLKEVTFARLNDNIKEPFLAEMCAKFGEVEEMEILFHPKTRKHLGLARVLFTSTRGAKDTVKQLHNTSVMGNIIHAQLDIKGQQRQKYYDLIVNGSYTPQTVPLGGKALTDRVQPQAPTQPQPPPQPQPQPDTSSEIRRRLSSELAVLAAGVQALTSGSATPCSADTGYSDQRLDTPPSASSQGGGGGTPYSSRSGTPFSQDSGYSGASRHTGYNTGTLGSGYPPQDMLPSSSSSSAVSSTVGGYKVSRYSEDAQEPSAYHRGRPMYPPTPSYRPNEPPCYPSYPNVAGPGPHIAHHSTMPPPPLATQYDQPPMADRERDRDRDSGGRYGPGAVGSRRSSYHHQQDTNSSSKYHSHHSHHHSERRDDRGYRRDSLGSRSGEHSHQRHRNHHHSHNHHGSSSRRRSSHDRDRDRDRDRDRDRDRDRDRDSDYSNSSDPRYNSNSYRSSSNSMSPPPSSYSAYSSKEPAPAPPQGLDVSTRLGGTSLSERGSLPSAGAEKDYHAGHHSALPPPPPPPPPLPPASVIAAAVAETLGTLDFNQDSPVREEQWTKPKRRPSTPPAPPKTPPPSSPPQPSIASSSTSPSSTSLPHHLPTSSCSPPPPQRDSSSPEPDSTNESLPFVYHSSSLDSRIEMLLKEQKAKFSFLASDEEDEEDRKEEKQRGTRGDGGERRGGSGDVTGEHTGGNQLGDSGEKDHRRKGERDRDGHRGRKRGKGGEGRKSPTVLTATTPSSSTYSSHILPPEEPQPQVGLTGTGALQEDSSQAASADTRSRTGAHTPPYNGQSQSSPHSSGEDMEISDEEEEATTITTVTTHQPSVTSGSSPSSSQAAMPSQTTDPSSSPQPISDSAQHFGTSMHPPIPSYPPHLPPPPPPGYSLQPPPPPGIPPLPHMELHPEYPPPMPHHMYDYATSMELMNQYSGGAPMSFQMQTHMLSRLHQMRLSSSNGTPGPGEAATADYTSYHLHSMPPPHTHHPYIDQEGSGAGSHYDQDHRYMPPHMPYPYPDPHSTQIPPLPHHGIPPPHSGWPPHVLPPQYPSYMPPPGYGTMLPGDGDEYRAPGEAMPILAENPNEATVQMVLAALIQEMKNIMQRDLNRKMVENVAFATFDEWWERKETKAKPFQTMVRGVSALRDDEKKEEKVNRPREPLGSLVDWAKSGGVEGFSLRGALRLPSFKVKRKEPQEFEEGEMKRPRPSTPPDEDDEATEGRMPEADRRGAERDNKRRKKKPRTRKPWELGSEGEETSDGSSTENEDEEEEESEKESDDDALSADSDDESLSSSSEGSSSSGSSSSSSSEDEEDEGEGAESDGLDSMDESTMDSTNEKDDRENNAAAVPKAEVRTGEAKDSKADATAPPTKRPPSPPYPRPSSPVVFVPPLKKRRKTVSFSTGENDSKMHLPTAPLSPSPSQVAGESLLLSPSKTTDSPVTAASTPSARPTQGIQLLPFASKPGEGNALIVPPSGRTQDSEESKKGPPISPQTTPVKSPGKRGAGKDSPKSPGPPVMVCRTVQNLPLDHASMCRMAFEEAPPPPPVNKRSRGRPRTTSLSASSCHSLREEDDEEESEQRLRLREQLGASSLLQLASASTTDLSVLADVALKMDPDAGDSEETETSDEAEEQKMEEDLFSPESLALVMSPEGVIVVMEHNYCKPPVLQVPPTTKRTSSKDSSVLLPADLNTISGVLEAPEEVIGEALPPRGDTGEYLPSMGVLSASEDAGQAAGLPPSSKKVMVSKGYELEKDKSKKRRRKDKENIEVPHTKKQKEQPGKKQRKRKLEDSDLEEDVDVEELESGELSSSDTEDEMIEEVRKSERLFLQEAGVTSSQRWPKPVPAALPLTLKFDNRSEFEQMTILYDIWNSGLDGEDLMLLKKTYEKLLQDDHSSDWLNDTHWVTHTITNLPNPRRKKKSAGGQLREHVTGCARSEGYYAISRKEKDVYLDLDLPEQVIREVENVDTSGANRVLSERRSEQRRLLTVIGTTAVMDSDLLKLNQLKFRKKRLRFGRSRIHEWGLFAMEPIAADEMVIEYVGQNIRQMVADNREKRYAQQGIGSSYLFRVDHDTIIDATKCGNLARFINHCCTPNCYAKVITIESQKKIVIYSKQAIAVNEEITYDYKFPLEENKIPCLCGTENCRGTLN